A single Lactuca sativa cultivar Salinas chromosome 8, Lsat_Salinas_v11, whole genome shotgun sequence DNA region contains:
- the LOC111919937 gene encoding eukaryotic initiation factor 4A-15, whose translation MAGIAPEGSQFDARQFDSKMSELLSADGQDFFTSYDEVYDSFDAMGLQENLLRGIYAYGFEKPSAIQQRGIVPFTKGLDVIQQAQSGTGKTATFCSGILQQLDYNVVECQALVLAPTRELAQQIEKVMRALGDYLGVKVHACVGGTSVREDQRILSAGVHVVVGTPGRVFDMLRRQSLRADYIKMFVLDEADEMLSRGFKDQIYDIFQLLPSKVQVGVFSATMPPEALEITRKFMNKPVRILVKRDELTLEGIKQFYVNVEKEDWKLETLCDLYETLAITQSVIFVNTRRKVDWLTDKMRSRDHTVSATHGDMDQNTRDIIMREFRSGSSRVLITTDLLARGIDVQQVSLVINYDLPTQPENYLHRIGRSGRFGRKGVAINFVTLEDEKMLADIQKFYNVVVEELPSNVADLI comes from the exons ATGGCGGGCATAGCACCAGAAGGATCCCAATTCGATGCACGACAATTTGACTCCAAGATGAGCGAGTT GCTTTCAGCTGATGGACAAGACTTCTTTACATCATATGATGAAGTCTATGACAGTTTCGATGCCATGGGTCTCCAAGAAAATCTCCTGAGAGGCATATACGCATACG GTTTTGAAAAACCATCGGCCATCCAACAAAGGGGAATCGTCCCCTTCACCAAGGGCTTGGATGTAATTCAACAAGCCCAATCAGGAACTGGAAAAACAGCCACTTTCTGCTCTGGAATCCTCCAACAACTTGACTACAATGTAGTTGAATGCCAAGCTTTGGTTTTAGCCCCAACTCGTGAACTTGCACAACAAATTGAGAAAGTGATGCGGGCCCTCGGTGATTACTTAGGTGTCAAGGTCCACGCGTGTGTTGGTGGGACCAGTGTCCGTGAAGACCAACGCATCCTTTCAGCTGGGGTCCACGTGGTTGTTGGGACACCTGGACGCGTGTTTGACATGCTCCGCAGACAATCCCTTCGTGCTGATTACATCAAAATGTTTGTTCTTGATGAAGCTGATGAAATGCTTTCAAGAGGTTTTAAAGATCAG ATATACGATATTTTCCAGCTGTTGCCCTCAAAGGTTCAGGTGGGGGTGTTCTCCGCCACCATGCCGCCAGAGGCTCTTGAAATCACGAGAAAGTTCATGAACAAACCGGTGAGGATTCTGGTCAAACGTGACGAGTTGACTTTGGAAGGAATCAAACAGTTTTATGTGAATGTTGAGAAAGAAGATTGGAAGCTGGAGACTTTATGTGATCTGTATGAGACGTTAGCAATCACTCAGAGTGTGATTTTCGTGAACACGAGGAGGAAGGTTGACTGGTTGACCGATAAGATGAGGAGCCGCGATCACACGGTGTCAGCCACACACGGTGACATGGACCAGAACACGAGGGATATAATCATGCGGGAGTTTCGTTCGGGGTCTTCTCGTGTTTTGATTACTACTGATTTGTTGGCACGTGGGATTGATGTGCAACAGGTGTCTTTGGTTATTAATTATGATCTTCCAACACAGCCAGAGAATTATCTTCATAGGATTGGTCGAAGTGGGAGGTTTGGGAGAAAAGGTGTTGCCATTAATTTTGTGACTTTGGAGGATGAGAAAATGCTTGCGGATATTCAGAAGTTTTATAATGTTGTGGTGGAGGAGCTGCCGTCAAATGTTGCTGATTTGATTTGA